ATATTAGTTCATgttatcatcatcctcctgcccttatcccaattttactcggtgtcggcgcagcatgtcttcatcttccatacttctctgtcggacgtcatctcactagtaacattctttctaaccatatcgtctttcacacaatccatccatcgtttcttgggtcgtcccctacctctatatccatctacATCCATTTTCATAACCTTTATTAGTTCatgttaatagtaaataattatctacAATCCATAGGTAGTGTGATTCCTCAACGTTACGTATTCGCGATTGTGGGATTGATCGGTTTATGCAATGCATTTACTATGCGTGTAACTTTGAACATGGCTATTACACAAATGGTCAAACAAAGACATTTTGGTAAAGAACATTTCGACCCTGATGCATGCCCAAGcgatacaataatttttaacacaACTGCTGTTCTAAACCCAGTAAGTATGATGAgagatatgtatttttaaattaaaaatttttgacctaatcaaaattgtttttgtttgccattgattattttttttttctctttcagCACGCTATGTTTGAGTGGAACGAAAAAACACAGGGTCTTCTTTTAAGTGGTTTCTATTATGGTTATTCTTCAACACAGATATTAGGAGGATATTTAGCACAAAAGTTCGGGGGTAAATGGGTATTAGGATTTGGTCTTCTCAGCACGGcattctttacttttttaactCCGATTATAACACGAATGGGTGGATCAACTTCGCTCTTTATTCTTCGTATTATAGTGGGAATGGGagaggtatatttttatatacaatttttttttaatttaattattaaaatatgatttactacttgattataattatagggTCCAACAATGCCTGCGATGTCTTATATGATGGCTCGTTGGATACCGTCCCATGAACGAGCATTTCTATCTGCTGTCATTTTTGGAGGGGGGCAAATCGGTAATATATTCGGCTCAATCGTATCAGGATTGTTATTAGCTAATGGCAAAGATTGGGCTTATGTGTTCTACTTCTTCGGCGGTTTTGGTCTATTTTGGTTTACACTCTGGGTAAGATAAATCAGAAAACATTATTGCCGACGgcgttttttgtattaaattaatattttatcaatatttcagAGCGTGCTGTGCTACAGTGAACCAAAGACACATCCGTTTATTTCTATCAAagaattagattatttaaacaGAACTGTGAAGataacaaatcaaattaataaaagagaTCCAATACCATGGAAAGCTATTATAAGATCACCACCTGCATGGGCTTTGCTTGTGGCTAATGTAGGTTTTTATAGTTGACTTCTGAGTTAAAGAAAAAGCCAaccattcaaaattataattgtatctcAGTCCAATGATATTCCTTGCTTATTACTATAAAACATTTACGCTGTATTTTTTCATATCAAAGTCTAGACTGCAGCAAAcatatttgacataaatatctttcttattttaaaatgattttactaGGTGGGACACGATTGGGGTCTTTTCACAATTGTAACAGATCTCCCAAAATATACGCAcgatgttttaaaattcaatattgcGACCACCGGCCTTCTAACCGGCTTGCCTTTTATGGCGATGTCGACTTGCGCTTTCGGTTTTGGGTTTATTTGTGATTTCGGTATCAGGAAACAATGGCATAGCGTGAAAACggcaagaaaaatatatacaactataGGTGAgtttatataatcaaatgtGTTTTAAAAGCACAAGATCATAATGTATACAAGTAAGTAGgcattcgtttttatatttaaataatcatatttttaagaccatcagagtaatataaatacatataatattatcaatatattttaattattgttaagtaTGTTTTGCAAGCCCTgctgggtaggtagcacccactcatcataatatattctaccgcaaaattGCTATGTttcgtattgttgttttccgttTTTAAGGGTGAGCGAGTCGTGTAATTAAGAACAGTCACAATTATTAccctgggctaaggccttctctccctttgaggagaaggtttggaacatattccaccacgctgcactaatgcgggttggtggaatacacatgtggcagaatttcgttgaaattagacacatgcatgtttcctcacgatgtttttcttcgccgccgagcacgagatgaattataaacacaaattaagcacatgaaaattcagaggtacttgcctgggtttgaacctgaaaacATAGGAGAAGATGcacatgttctaaccactgggccatctcggctcaaccgAGGCATTGGCGTTATGAGGAATGGTTAGAATTTCATACCGCGCCAATGTCTATCggcagtggtgaacacttaccatcagttggtgCATTTGCCTGTCCtccaaacaattttataaataaataaagaatatatataatagaggAAAGAACAATTGATAACTTTCTAGTAAAAGTCGATTCAGATGTTTTACGCGAAGAAAATTTGATTGTGATttgctaaattataaattaaattatttactaagaaTTTATATTGATGTTATAAATTTCTTTCATATTCAGCTGCGACTGGTCCAGCAATATGCATTCTTCTAGCTTCATATTCTGGTTGCAATCGCAATGCAGCTATGGTCTATTTCGTTATTTCCATGGGACTTATGGGTGCTTATTACAGCGGTATGAAGGTAAATTAATCCTCAATTAATCTAGgtgtgtttattttatgagaCGCTCTATAGATTTATAGATTTAACGGATTTTGATAGACGATGTTTTCACGTACAGCATATTTACGTTTAGTTTTAAAgttgtattgaatataatataacgtaTTTATGTGACGCGAAAAAAGAACGTTATCGTTGGACACCTGTAGTGCGATTCTAAAAGAAACACGATAGGATTAGAAACAGTTCTCATATCTGAACTTACATTGGCACGTGGGTGGAATGAAGTTGcttttgctatttttaaattacagatacattgaaatgaattaacaaagtttgagaaaaaataaatgacaattataatcttttaattaaaataatatcatttttagaataatattatataaaacagtataaaatagaaagagacagagagaacaTGACAGAGATGGAATGGTTGTCTGGAGAGGCATAACGCTTTTGTCTGAAGTGACGATTTCTGCTAATTCACTTTACGAAAACGAAAActaagttcttttacgcggctcacAGCCGCGTCAAAGAACTTCGTTTTCTATATTAGGTTTCTGAAGTTTGTTTTTCTCTAAAAACATTTCGTTCAaaaattatttccttttatttatttctgtttattttttaatatcttagtGTTGTGTTGTATATTCGACTTCAGATTGAATATCGAAATATACGCTAAATTTGATTCTTGTCTACcataacatatgtatgtatgtacatacatttaattaactTCTGCTAcgcttcataatataataagttgTCTCGAAATAGTCATATTCATAGTCAGCATTAAGAAAAGTCGCATGACGAACTTTTTAAGCATATCCGAATTTCCATATTCAGCCAAATAGTGATTTAATATTCGTTGCAGttctattcaataatatatactattcatAGGTAAATACTTTGGATCTGGCACCTAATTATGCAGCGAGTTTGACGTCCTTTATATACACAGCATCCACAATTGCCGGCATAATAACACCGTATTTGATCGGACTCTTGACTCCTGATGTAAGTGATAATGCTTGTTTTAAAATCAGAGAGATTTTCTTTtagttttcaaatgaaaatgtttaatggTGACAAAGATATTCTCATTCTTAACTCAGACACCAACTCTTCGCTCATTTTAGACTATGATGTGGATGAACAATCtctttagatataaatatcaatattttaattatcgaaTATCTGtctttacgaataaaaataaacattattattatattattaattattttctgtggTGTAGGGCTTTGCTCGCACCcgttaaaaaaacacttaatcACCAGCTATTTTACTGACAAACAGAACTTGTACTGTACTTTCTACTGCAGCGTTTTTTGAGAAATTCAGTGAACCTTAATAgaaggcacatgggacataacgtctttgaaaaaatatttaattgatcgGCCTAAACTAACTAAAATGAGaagctataattatttatttataattgatttaatgttttttattttagtcaacTTTGGTACAATGGCGAACAGCATTCTGGGTTTGCTTTGGAATGCTTGTAGGGACAAACATAGTGTACTGTATCTGGATGGAAGGAGAACAGATATGGTGGGATGACGTCAGACAGTTTGGGTATCCACCAGGCTGGAAACACGGTTCTCTTACTAACAAAGAGGAAAAAAAATCTCAAGACGTCGAATTGATTGAAAAACCATTGAAAAGCTTaccttaaattttcattatgtaATTAGTAAgagatttttataagaaaataaaataaatgaggatgaaaaaaaaagtcatatattattttattagaacgaTTTAAATAACATGTTCACAAACATATATTACCTTTCTTCTTGTGAAACCTAAAATTTTCTTCAATATTacactttatattaataataatattataatgttcaatattaattcattaaatgtgacaaataaatagaaaacataGTAATGTGCTCCATACTATGTATGTAATTTGTTAGTATTGTACtagtataaaatactttattcccTAAacttttattgcaatatatttagACACTGCTAAAGAagaattgctttttaattttaacaggaGTTTTAATTCcccaatttattattatttcaatgataGCTGAAAACAATTGAGCACAAGAGTATCacagtaaatattattcaaataatatcacTTTGTCATGTATAGACATAACAATGAATTCCAGTAAAACGGTGCTATAACATTTAGCTTATTCATaacgatgattttttttttaattacgaattatatttgttcaaaataaaaaaaataaaaactgttacaTATTAAGtggtttactttttacgatttGCAGTGCCAGACGAACGAAGATTTATAACGTTTGCTCTAGAA
This genomic stretch from Vanessa tameamea isolate UH-Manoa-2023 chromosome 9, ilVanTame1 primary haplotype, whole genome shotgun sequence harbors:
- the LOC135193436 gene encoding putative inorganic phosphate cotransporter encodes the protein MEESIATRDDLLNSRETRTERKQDLSIITFLRSCSVIPQRYVFAIVGLIGLCNAFTMRVTLNMAITQMVKQRHFGKEHFDPDACPSDTIIFNTTAVLNPHAMFEWNEKTQGLLLSGFYYGYSSTQILGGYLAQKFGGKWVLGFGLLSTAFFTFLTPIITRMGGSTSLFILRIIVGMGEGPTMPAMSYMMARWIPSHERAFLSAVIFGGGQIGNIFGSIVSGLLLANGKDWAYVFYFFGGFGLFWFTLWSVLCYSEPKTHPFISIKELDYLNRTVKITNQINKRDPIPWKAIIRSPPAWALLVANVGHDWGLFTIVTDLPKYTHDVLKFNIATTGLLTGLPFMAMSTCAFGFGFICDFGIRKQWHSVKTARKIYTTIAATGPAICILLASYSGCNRNAAMVYFVISMGLMGAYYSGMKVNTLDLAPNYAASLTSFIYTASTIAGIITPYLIGLLTPDSTLVQWRTAFWVCFGMLVGTNIVYCIWMEGEQIWWDDVRQFGYPPGWKHGSLTNKEEKKSQDVELIEKPLKSLP